Sequence from the Penaeus monodon isolate SGIC_2016 chromosome 43, NSTDA_Pmon_1, whole genome shotgun sequence genome:
CTTtgcgtattttcttcttttcgctctATGCCAAAGGCATGGCCTGGGGCTCTATTTCGGGGTATAAGAACTTTTGCCCTGTCCGGTGGTTCTGCTCTTAGTGTTATTAGACCTGTGCTCtcttggatttacctcgcttcgtgCCAGGATTGTTGAATTCGTGTGTCACCAAAATGAAGTGTTATTTAAGGTTGcatgtaggagacacctggtctcttttggtgTGACATGCCAGATCAGTACTTTGTGAAATCCAGGAGTTAGAGAGCCTAGAAAGACTAAGTGATATAGAGGAACACTttcttgaggatccgtacctccagtctTGCCACCAACCTTAACAACTAAGTtatcgctttgttttctttcctctcagcTTAAGGATCCGTACCGCCTGGgagaaagaacttttttttactttttctcgatGTGTTGTCTCGGCTGATTCCTGTCTGACCTTGTGGGTGTACAGGCAGTCTTCGTGATCTGTGCCCTTTGgtgttattttccattttacttgACTTTCGTCGCTAAATTATTTCTTACACTGcatttttaaatctataattCTTTTTTAGAGTTTGTCAGCATTAATTTTTCTCTCCAATTTTTCAAAGTTAATCACCATTCTGGGTGTATAGATTAACTTCATTAACTTAAGGATCCCAGTTTTTGTGCTGACTCCCTGGGCAAAAACACTtaatggagttgggacgccaacttaggggtgaGTACAAGTTTATCTGGTATCTTTAAGAACATCTGGTGTTGGTTTTAATGTGCATTACCCTCGCTGTGATATAATGGTGATGCACATATCTTTATCTACTTTCGTCATTGAATTATCTGTAGAACTCCCTAATGAGTGCAATTTGCTCGTTAAATAAACCTCGTACCATCGTAGAGCTGTACTCAGTCCCAgccagaaaaataaatgataattactacctctaagttctggttctgaccacGGCTGAATGTTTAAAACTTTCTCGGACTGGGGTCTCCTAAatagcacattgctggttactctgatATCTCGCAACTACTGAAACGTTCGAAAAAGGCTATATGAATCGGAGCATGTTAAGCAGATATTCTAGAACAGACCACAAGCTTTGCCATACCTGGGTTtcctcttccagcaggtggatgctcaaaccgaagggGAAAATGATCACGTCCACGCAGGCGCTTAGCCTACGTTATCTCCCTTTACAGATTTACACATTttcacatccaacattcagcacatataTTCTgcattttccttccacccttctcttatGCAACATTCACActctcatacacaacacacacggtggcagcgtgccgtaggcctggaaccttacatctgttcactgcagacaaaTCTTTTCCTGAACAAAACCCTtttattctcggttgagcccgaactcagcCAGACACGTTGAGATTTGCTGAGTCTACGCCGCTACAattacctttatctttatctttattattattaccattattattattattattattattattattattattattattattattattattattactatcgttattattatcattatcattattattatcattatcatcatcatcatgactaatattattatttaatagtattattatcattagcattatacaTACCATTAttggtaatatcattatcattgtcaggataatgaaaataataatacctataataataataatgataacgataatgatagtaacaatcattataataatgatactactacttctactaatactaataatgatgatgatgatgatgatgataaaaacttcaacaacaataatggtaataataatgatattaataatacccaTGCAATTCTGTAAATAGTATTATATTTGGATGTCAGTAAGCGAGTGTCTGAGTGTTTGCATAGGTGTTTCTGTACGTGCATGTATGATTATAAATTTGCTTGCTTATGTGTAtggcacacaaaacaacaatttaATATGCCGATAAAAACTTTATTCAGTACCATATAAGGCAAATGTACACCAAGGTCATATGCCATAGTACAAGATTCATACATAAGTGTAACTGCCagtaaaataaatatgcatataatggtTCTGTGTGGTAGTGATGCGTACACAAGAAAACCGACCACACATGGGCTAGTATACCCTAAGATGGCTACAACCTATTTATTGTGTAATGATCAGAAAGCAGGAAAATTGAGCATCAAGAAAAATACTCGTTCGGTAATAAGGTAAAGACACAGTGCAAAGTTACACTATAAAGTTACATGGGTGATACATTGAGGGAAGTTGAATAATCAGGTAAGTTATTTTTCAGTCCTAAGGTTAAGATATAATGAAAAGTTACTTGGGTTATATAGGGAAAAGTGGaggatatcaatattaatatcaatattaagtCAAAGACAGAATGGATATGTTACGTGGATGATGTATCAAGAAAAGTGTGATATCAAGAAAATGCTTCTTCAAAGTTAACGAAAGTATAATGAGGGAAATTATGTGCTTTCCTCTATGATTTATCAAGAGAAGCAAAGATTACATTCGACGAACTGAAACCGGGCATCCTGAATGACTTGAGTTTCCTAAAATACCGATCCGCGTCATTTACCgattcttattttctcattttctccatttTGGAAGCATttcgtgaagatttttttttgcaagaattGTTTGTGGTTCGTTGTTCGTCGATAGCCATTATAGGGTAAGGGAGTTCAACAGTCAGCCCAAGGtctgaaaaaaagatatatattttagttcTCCGATTTACATTCCTGTTTCATTCCATTTTAACAATTTCAGGTATGAgtgttgacgtgtgtgtgtgtgtgtgtgtgtgtgtgtgtgtgtgtgtgtgtgtgtgtgtgtgtgtgcatttccattttttatagtATTGTGCATGCGTGAACCGTCGTACCAAGGTCGTGTGTTTCGAATACAAGAATCGAAACTCACGATTcgcatatttaaaaaattttaatatggaaAATAAATACGCTAAAGATAATTTACATTCGCGCATAAGAAGAGTGAATCTTCAAAATCCTTCAAACCTAAGCAGGGACCATATTGTTCGGACGTTCGAGACAAAAATCGTGTCCGAATAAGAGTTTTGACCACCCATTACTACAGCCTCATCCCGTGAATGATGCTTCGAAACCCTTCAAACCTAAACAACAAGGGACGTTCGAAACAGCATTCGAACCGTGTCCGAATAAGAGTTTTCGACCACAACTCACCTTATATTACCGTGAAGCAGATCGAGAATCCAGTGAAGACTTCAGACTTATCGGAAGAGAATACGATCGTCACTGCGTTTGTTGAAGAGGTCGTGAAGGTGGGCAAGGTAGTTCCACAGTATTTGGTCCTGTTCGTAGCGGAAATGTGCTTAGATTGAGAACGAGAAGGAAATGCGCGAGAGGACGAGGGCACTGATAGGTGATACCATTCACCAATACGTATATTaactttagtatatatatatatatatatatatatatatatatatatatatatatatatatattatcaactgtattattgtatttcattAGAGATATTATATTTCACTAAATACATAACCATATTTCATTACGCATATCAGTATATTCCATTACATTCCATATGTTTCATTTAAATATAATTGTTACAATTCTCTGCATACGTTGCCATATTTCGTCACAAATTTCATTTCCTATTTCCATCATTGTCttcaatatatttcattttctacattttattacaactaaagaataacaataatagtaggagtaatgataatgaataaataaataactgaaacaaATGCTTATCATTTCATCTTACGTTGACGGAAGAGACGTGTCGTAGATCTGGAAGTAGTCGAACCCGCACGTCGGTGGACTTCCTTCCAAATGGAACGCCAAATACTCGAATCTAATGGTGGATCCAGCAGGAGCGCTGATGGTGAGGGTGCAGTCCACGAAGGTCGGGTAAGTGCCTGGATACCCGGGGGAGTTGATCAGACCGCCAGTGCTCGAGGTAATGGCGGTGTCGCTGCATACTGCaatggagagggggggtggtggtATTGCACggtaagagtgagagggaagtgtATGTGTGCAGCATTTAATTCAAATACGTGCATGTAGATGCAATCGCGTGTATGTATaggtgtacacaaacacataaaatatacacacacaaacatgcacgcatgcacacacacacacacacacacacacacacacacacacacacacacacacacacacacacttgcacacacttgcacactgatatacacatataaacaagaaGAGTGAACCGAAGCAGCTGCACGAACCCGCATAAGTCGGTCCCTGAGTACAGTCGAactgcaaaaagaaaagagaatgtaagcaaaagaacaaaaaaaaaaaaaaaaacaagcaaaaaaaaaaaaaaaaaaaggggggaagagaaagagcgagcgagaaagagagagagagagagagagagagagagagagagagagagagagaaagagagagagagagagaggaagatggggaataaaaaatgagagagtacggaaggaagagcgagagagaaagcgttAAACCCTGAAGCACTGTTTATAGAACtgacaaataataatcataaaaattatcaaaataatatgtaATCACAAGAGAAAAATCACTTATTCATCTCATCCTTCCAATATGACAAACTACAAACTACCAAACTTTAGGTACTCCATCCCCATAAACATAAACCAAATCGAATCACGCATATTCCTAAGTATAttaaatagattgaaaaaaaacgCTCTTTTCCACAGTCACGAAGAGTATATCCTATACTCACGCAGGTGGTAGAGAGAGAAGCCTGGAAACCTCTGTTTACTTGGCTGGAATCCGAGAAGAAACTGAAGTCGACAGTGTTAGCGGCTGAAGTGAAGCCAACTGGGTTAGCGGTCCCGCAGTACGAGTTGCTGTTGCGTTGTCAGTATCCAGAGGGAAAAATACAGGGAGAAATGTGGGTGGTTAGTTTTTGTGAAAAGTGTAGGTCTGGCGATTGTggagtatatgtgtatttatttgtttaattgtctatttggctgtctgtttgcttgtccaaatatctctgtctgtctgtctattaatgtatatatacagtatatatatatatatatatatatatatatatatatatatatatatatatatataatattcatatctatatgtctattcatcaatatacccatctatctatccatatataaatatatagcactcacacacacacacacacacacacacacacacacacacacacacacacacacacacacacacacacacacacacacacacacacacacacacaattcccccAGAACATACACAGGCAGAATTACAACcactttccaccttttttttatccaatacACCTCACCTGGTTACGCCATCGGTGACATTCACATAATCATAAGGGCACCTTTCCAGCTCCACCTGACAGTACTCCACGATAATTCTGCAGTAACTCGGAGCCACAACACTAAGGGAACATGACGCGTCGTTGTCATAGGGGTAAGGGTAGCCAGGGCTGTGGACTTGAACGCAACTGCCCTCAGCAAGGGAATAGGTGCCTGTCGGCTCACACACCGATACTGGTATACGTGGAGAGAATGATTGAGagatgaaatagataaagatggataagtaaattgttgataatgattatcattatggtgatgatatgataatgacgatgatggtaatgatgatgaagttgatgataatgataatactgttaaaacaataatggtaaaaaatgtcCCTTATAAACAGCTTTGTATGGGATTCTTGATATTATATTGAGCACACAGATACAGTCCTTCACATGACCATACAGGGTGATACACAAAACTAGAgatggtatttaaaaaaataatgatatccaaTCATCAACCCTATAGACTACACCAGTCAATAACATTCCATGGATCGAAAGCTCTAGAGTTCATTAATAGAGCATCCTGAAGGCGATGGTCAGAAACTGATTTTGAAATACCAAGAGGTAAAATGGTAACAAAATGAGATTGATACTGAATGATGAAAGTGTTTGATACTCACCTCTGTTCTGGGGGCAAGGGCAAGACGGAACCGGCCATTCTGTTGA
This genomic interval carries:
- the LOC119568041 gene encoding cubilin-like isoform X2 — translated: MAGLKMLLLAAVLFLGGAKVAAGTSRSQQCRADGGRCVSAGSCRSPSVAASACGGAGGAVCCNPSGSDAFARALELDGFEVGLRVNPCSNRKCLNWYRGEWLTDPATCTDKRRLVNFCETTNQWCCAPPCRRKSRCRRKKGYCVPRKSMCPSGRTRRRLCGGRMCFCCLPEWPVPSCPCPQNRVSVCEPTGTYSLAEGSCVQVHSPGYPYPYDNDASCSLSVVAPSYCRIIVEYCQVELERCPYDYVNVTDGVTSNSYCGTANPVGFTSAANTVDFSFFSDSSQVNRGFQASLSTTCFDCTQGPTYAVCSDTAITSSTGGLINSPGYPGTYPTFVDCTLTISAPAGSTIRFEYLAFHLEGSPPTCGFDYFQIYDTSLPSTTKYCGTTLPTFTTSSTNAVTIVFSSDKSEVFTGFSICFTVI
- the LOC119568041 gene encoding cubilin-like isoform X1; amino-acid sequence: MAGLKMLLLAAVLFLGGAKQVAAGTSRSQQCRADGGRCVSAGSCRSPSVAASACGGAGGAVCCNPSGSDAFARALELDGFEVGLRVNPCSNRKCLNWYRGEWLTDPATCTDKRRLVNFCETTNQWCCAPPCRRKSRCRRKKGYCVPRKSMCPSGRTRRRLCGGRMCFCCLPEWPVPSCPCPQNRVSVCEPTGTYSLAEGSCVQVHSPGYPYPYDNDASCSLSVVAPSYCRIIVEYCQVELERCPYDYVNVTDGVTSNSYCGTANPVGFTSAANTVDFSFFSDSSQVNRGFQASLSTTCFDCTQGPTYAVCSDTAITSSTGGLINSPGYPGTYPTFVDCTLTISAPAGSTIRFEYLAFHLEGSPPTCGFDYFQIYDTSLPSTTKYCGTTLPTFTTSSTNAVTIVFSSDKSEVFTGFSICFTVI